In a single window of the Synechococcus sp. MW101C3 genome:
- a CDS encoding AAA family ATPase, producing the protein MSLPSADAQAFTPGQRQAVKAFVAWLDAPADGRPFVLSGYAGTGKTYLSMAFLAEVERRDLCWTVVAPTHKAVGVLRQYLELSGLRPTWFPSTLHRLLRLKLRRDGGREICEETEQTAVALEPLALVLIDEASMVDSTLLQIALRCAHPYGTRLVFVGDPAQLPPVGEPLSPVFDLQRAELARLEQVVRHQGPVLRLATGLREQRLPCRLPPQLPAIRQPEGMVALLERSAWLAAAQQALRRAAEGDNPDQARILCYTNRSLEQLVPLARRAIHGEMADQLPVLPGEVLITRMAVMAPACREGAEGGEEPDMVLASNRELVVRDVKPERCDLAEFGLAGREVLELFDGLTAPVIDTQLVTVQQPDGELSLRLLPAAGSPARRQLEGVLAQLRQQARALGKKEARGLWRRYFLVRDAFASLAPAAVLTVHRSQGSSFGEVFIADDVFWPSDLQLRRQLVYVAVSRARTAVWMVAGAGSSADRDCWSRWLADPEA; encoded by the coding sequence TTGAGCCTTCCTTCCGCTGATGCCCAAGCCTTCACGCCAGGTCAGCGCCAGGCGGTCAAGGCCTTCGTGGCCTGGCTGGACGCTCCTGCCGATGGTCGGCCTTTCGTGCTGAGCGGCTACGCCGGAACCGGCAAGACGTACCTCTCGATGGCCTTTCTGGCGGAGGTGGAGCGTCGGGATCTCTGCTGGACCGTGGTGGCTCCCACCCACAAAGCGGTGGGCGTGCTGCGCCAGTACCTCGAGCTCAGCGGCCTGCGGCCCACCTGGTTTCCCTCCACCCTGCACCGGCTGCTGCGCCTGAAGCTGCGCCGTGACGGCGGCCGCGAGATCTGTGAGGAAACCGAGCAGACGGCGGTGGCCTTGGAGCCGCTGGCCCTGGTGCTGATCGATGAGGCCTCGATGGTGGACAGCACCCTGCTGCAGATCGCCCTGCGCTGCGCCCATCCCTACGGCACCCGGCTGGTGTTCGTGGGCGATCCCGCCCAGCTGCCGCCCGTGGGGGAACCGCTCAGCCCCGTGTTCGATCTGCAGCGGGCCGAGCTGGCCCGGCTCGAGCAGGTGGTGCGCCACCAGGGTCCGGTGCTGCGCCTGGCCACCGGCCTGCGGGAGCAGCGGCTGCCCTGCCGGTTGCCGCCTCAGCTGCCGGCCATCCGGCAGCCGGAGGGCATGGTGGCCCTGCTGGAGCGCTCCGCCTGGCTGGCGGCGGCTCAGCAGGCCCTGCGCCGCGCCGCCGAGGGGGACAACCCCGATCAGGCCCGCATCCTCTGTTACACGAACCGCAGCCTTGAGCAGCTGGTGCCCCTCGCCCGGCGCGCCATCCACGGCGAGATGGCCGACCAGCTGCCGGTGTTGCCGGGTGAAGTGCTGATCACGCGCATGGCGGTGATGGCGCCCGCCTGCCGGGAGGGGGCGGAGGGGGGCGAGGAACCGGACATGGTGTTGGCGTCGAACCGGGAGCTGGTGGTGCGCGACGTGAAGCCCGAGCGTTGCGATCTGGCGGAGTTCGGCCTGGCAGGCCGGGAGGTGCTGGAGCTGTTCGACGGGCTGACCGCGCCGGTGATCGACACCCAGCTGGTGACCGTGCAGCAGCCCGACGGGGAGCTGTCGCTGCGGTTGCTGCCGGCGGCGGGCTCCCCGGCCCGGCGGCAGCTGGAAGGGGTGCTGGCGCAGCTGCGGCAGCAGGCCAGGGCGCTGGGCAAGAAGGAAGCCCGCGGTCTCTGGCGTCGCTACTTCCTGGTGCGGGATGCCTTCGCCTCCCTGGCGCCGGCGGCCGTGCTCACGGTGCACCGCAGCCAGGGCAGCAGCTTTGGTGAGGTGTTCATCGCCGACGATGTGTTCTGGCCCTCCGATCTGCAGCTGCGCCGGCAGCTGGTGTACGTGGCGGTGAGCCGGGCCCGCACGGCGGTATGGATGGTGGCGGGAGCGGGCTCCAGCGCCGATCGCGACTGCTGGAGCCGCTGGCTGGCAGACCCCGAGGCCTGA
- a CDS encoding GAP family protein has translation MHDPSLWTELIAYGSGISLSPIHVGLLLLLLLGEHPLRRGGLFVLSWVVTIAVMVTVLLTLGHGLLLTMEQGSSHRTALDLMGAGALLTLGVRELLPTSRGAGLEEAPGWTRQLDRFCRLPLPLLIGAGAALEVVSPDDLFLMAKGASALLAAQLGRGQELLMAAVFTLASSLLLLVPFLAVALARERMLPRLESAKKLLFARGDLVVGGLSLALAAYLAWQGIEGLRMV, from the coding sequence ATGCACGACCCCTCGCTCTGGACCGAACTGATCGCCTACGGCAGCGGCATCAGCCTCAGCCCGATCCATGTGGGCCTGCTGCTGCTGTTGCTTCTCGGTGAGCACCCCCTGCGGCGGGGTGGCCTGTTCGTGCTGAGCTGGGTCGTCACGATCGCCGTGATGGTGACCGTGCTGCTCACCCTGGGCCACGGCCTGCTGCTCACCATGGAGCAGGGCAGCAGCCACCGCACGGCGCTTGATCTGATGGGGGCCGGAGCCCTGCTCACCCTGGGGGTGCGGGAGCTGCTGCCGACCAGCCGCGGTGCTGGTCTGGAGGAAGCTCCAGGCTGGACGCGCCAGCTCGACCGTTTCTGCCGCCTGCCCCTGCCGCTGCTGATCGGCGCCGGGGCGGCGCTGGAGGTGGTCAGCCCGGACGACCTGTTCCTGATGGCCAAGGGGGCATCGGCGCTGCTGGCGGCTCAACTGGGCCGCGGGCAGGAGCTGCTGATGGCCGCAGTCTTCACCCTGGCGTCCAGCCTGCTGCTGCTGGTGCCGTTCCTGGCGGTGGCCCTGGCCCGCGAGCGCATGCTGCCGCGGCTCGAGAGCGCCAAGAAGCTGCTGTTCGCCCGGGGGGATCTGGTGGTGGGCGGCCTCAGCCTGGCGCTGGCGGCCTACCTGGCCTGGCAGGGCATCGAAGGCCTGCGCATGGTCTGA
- a CDS encoding acylphosphatase, which translates to MRGHVQGVGYRQACCRAAAALGVAGWVRNRSDGSVEVQAEGPNQQLLDLRLWCESGPPGALVSEVIPSLMPIAGDDWFEIRR; encoded by the coding sequence GTGCGCGGCCATGTGCAGGGTGTGGGCTACCGCCAGGCCTGCTGCCGCGCCGCTGCCGCGCTCGGCGTGGCGGGCTGGGTGCGCAACCGCAGCGATGGTTCGGTGGAGGTGCAGGCGGAAGGCCCGAACCAGCAGCTGCTGGATCTGCGGCTCTGGTGTGAGTCGGGGCCGCCCGGGGCACTGGTGAGTGAGGTGATCCCCAGCCTGATGCCGATCGCTGGCGACGACTGGTTCGAGATCCGCCGCTGA
- a CDS encoding cobyrinate a,c-diamide synthase, with protein sequence MACLIAAPCSGSGKTLLSLALTALLRQRGRSVQTFKVGPDYLDPQLLARVSGRPCRNLDRLLCGPEWVERSFHWWGRQADHCLVEGVMGLFDGRGPGDEGSSAELAVALQLPVVLVVEASRQAGSVAALVNGFRHHRRDLTMAGVVLNGVSTARHQALLSEALAAIGMPVLGLLPRHPSLSLPSRHLGLLPAHELHDLTRTCGEWAALAEQHLDLAQLLPLLAPPASSPETASGGDPIQWALGLEHETPAPEPVRVAIAADAAFHFRYPEATELLEAVGVEPRLWQPLADAPLPPDCQGVILPGGYPELHAPELAAARRSLADLRRAAAAGLPIYAECGGLLLLGQALEDPEGQPYPMAGLLPFTARRGALQLGYRQATPSHDGLVARCGESVCGHEFHRWELHPTPTAASVSGGNGVMDGIKPLWQLEGWGCPPRSEGWTTRTLHASWLHLHWAGCSAICRRLHDAARRTAPFAVAAAAAAAPAPWPPGSAGS encoded by the coding sequence ATGGCCTGCCTGATTGCGGCCCCCTGCAGCGGCAGCGGCAAAACGCTGCTCAGCCTGGCGCTCACGGCCCTGCTGCGCCAGCGCGGCCGCAGCGTCCAGACCTTCAAGGTGGGGCCCGACTACCTCGATCCCCAGTTGCTGGCCCGGGTGAGCGGCCGGCCGTGCCGCAACCTCGACCGCCTGCTCTGCGGCCCCGAATGGGTGGAGCGCAGTTTCCACTGGTGGGGCCGTCAGGCCGACCACTGCCTGGTGGAGGGGGTCATGGGCCTGTTCGACGGCCGCGGGCCCGGCGACGAGGGCAGCTCCGCCGAGCTGGCCGTCGCGCTGCAGCTGCCGGTGGTGCTGGTGGTGGAAGCCAGCCGCCAGGCCGGATCGGTCGCGGCGCTGGTCAACGGTTTCCGGCACCATCGCCGCGACCTCACCATGGCCGGGGTGGTGCTCAACGGCGTAAGCACCGCCCGGCACCAGGCGCTGCTGAGCGAAGCGCTCGCCGCCATCGGCATGCCGGTGCTGGGCCTGCTGCCGCGCCACCCCAGCCTGAGCCTGCCGTCACGGCACCTGGGGCTGCTGCCCGCCCATGAGCTCCACGACCTCACGCGCACCTGCGGAGAATGGGCAGCGCTGGCCGAGCAGCACCTTGATCTCGCGCAGCTGCTGCCCCTGCTGGCACCCCCCGCCAGTTCACCAGAGACCGCCTCCGGCGGCGATCCGATCCAATGGGCGCTCGGGCTCGAACACGAAACCCCAGCACCCGAGCCCGTGCGTGTGGCCATTGCCGCCGATGCCGCCTTCCACTTCCGCTACCCGGAAGCCACCGAACTGCTCGAAGCGGTGGGGGTGGAGCCGCGGCTTTGGCAGCCCCTGGCCGATGCGCCGCTGCCGCCGGATTGTCAGGGGGTAATCCTGCCGGGCGGCTACCCGGAGCTGCACGCGCCGGAACTGGCTGCCGCCCGGCGCAGCCTGGCTGACCTGCGGCGTGCCGCAGCCGCCGGCCTGCCGATCTACGCCGAATGCGGTGGCCTGCTGCTGCTGGGGCAGGCGTTGGAGGATCCAGAGGGCCAGCCCTACCCGATGGCTGGCCTGCTGCCGTTCACGGCCCGACGCGGGGCTCTCCAGCTCGGCTACCGACAGGCCACCCCCAGCCACGACGGGCTGGTGGCACGCTGCGGAGAATCCGTCTGCGGCCACGAATTCCACCGCTGGGAGCTGCACCCCACTCCCACGGCAGCCTCTGTGTCGGGCGGCAACGGTGTGATGGACGGAATCAAGCCGCTGTGGCAGCTTGAGGGATGGGGTTGCCCACCGCGGAGTGAAGGATGGACGACGCGCACGCTTCACGCCAGCTGGCTTCACCTCCACTGGGCTGGGTGTTCGGCGATCTGCCGGCGCCTCCACGACGCAGCCCGGCGGACAGCTCCGTTCGCCGTGGCGGCGGCAGCCGCCGCAGCGCCGGCTCCCTGGCCTCCCGGGAGCGCTGGCAGCTGA
- a CDS encoding glucose-6-phosphate dehydrogenase assembly protein OpcA, translated as MSPQLTLQAPVELPPPELTGYLEKLWQHDLGHSSGASTFTLLVWQPAWVEQHLVRLGRLEGPVTGVVRPEVLEAAREAVDFCGLPPSTSPLAPELAWALGEHAGVDHVGEDLRGQHVESAISAYQPRRLITLAPTLSNSAGLETLVAAYCPLSEEGNNGATCGDVVVLRGDFDALRQGLSLLQPLVPDDLPCWVWWNGSLEEAPDLLAALSSPGRRLVIDSALGPPRRCLDLLEERVNSSTAVNDLNWLRLRGWRESLAMVFDPPGRRESLSHVVHLDIDVEGSHPVQGLLLAAWIADRLGWHFVTSYKMDGDSIGADFERSDGKEVRLKLMPVPVGIPSSHPGTIVGLRLICEPDDRKPLCVILCSETGGCMRLEAGGVARMELAEDVVPKVPGSDEMEMGRLLGGGHDSTTPLLAAAAPLAAKLLPN; from the coding sequence ATGAGCCCCCAACTGACCCTTCAGGCCCCGGTGGAACTGCCGCCCCCCGAGCTCACCGGCTACCTGGAGAAGCTCTGGCAGCACGACCTGGGGCACAGCAGCGGGGCCAGCACCTTCACCCTGCTGGTGTGGCAACCGGCCTGGGTGGAACAGCACCTGGTGCGGCTGGGCCGGCTGGAAGGCCCGGTGACCGGGGTGGTGCGTCCGGAAGTGCTGGAGGCGGCCCGTGAAGCGGTCGACTTCTGTGGCCTTCCCCCCAGCACCTCGCCGCTGGCACCAGAACTGGCCTGGGCGCTGGGCGAGCACGCGGGGGTCGACCACGTCGGCGAAGACCTGCGCGGCCAACACGTGGAATCGGCGATCAGCGCCTACCAGCCGCGCCGGCTGATCACCCTGGCGCCCACGCTCAGCAATAGCGCCGGCCTGGAAACGCTTGTGGCGGCCTACTGCCCGCTCAGCGAGGAAGGCAACAACGGCGCCACCTGCGGAGATGTGGTGGTGCTGCGCGGCGACTTCGACGCCCTGCGGCAGGGCCTGAGCCTGCTGCAGCCCCTGGTGCCCGACGACCTGCCCTGCTGGGTGTGGTGGAACGGTTCGCTGGAGGAAGCGCCCGATCTGCTGGCGGCCCTCAGCAGCCCGGGGCGCCGGCTGGTGATCGACAGCGCCCTCGGCCCGCCGCGCCGCTGCCTTGATCTGCTGGAGGAGCGCGTCAACAGCAGCACCGCCGTCAACGACCTCAACTGGCTGCGGTTGCGCGGCTGGCGGGAGTCGCTGGCGATGGTGTTCGACCCGCCCGGTCGGCGCGAATCGCTCAGCCACGTGGTGCACCTCGACATCGATGTGGAGGGCAGCCATCCGGTGCAGGGGCTGCTGCTGGCCGCCTGGATCGCCGACCGACTCGGCTGGCACTTTGTGACCAGTTACAAAATGGACGGTGACTCCATCGGCGCCGACTTCGAGCGCAGCGACGGCAAGGAAGTGCGCCTCAAGCTGATGCCGGTGCCGGTGGGGATCCCCAGCAGCCACCCGGGCACGATCGTGGGGTTGCGGCTGATCTGCGAACCCGACGATCGCAAGCCGCTCTGCGTGATCCTCTGCTCGGAAACCGGCGGCTGCATGCGGCTGGAGGCCGGCGGCGTGGCGCGGATGGAGCTGGCGGAAGATGTGGTGCCGAAGGTGCCCGGGTCCGATGAGATGGAAATGGGGCGGCTGCTGGGTGGCGGCCACGACTCCACCACGCCGCTGCTCGCCGCCGCTGCTCCGCTGGCAGCCAAGCTGCTGCCGAACTGA